Proteins from one Puntigrus tetrazona isolate hp1 chromosome 10, ASM1883169v1, whole genome shotgun sequence genomic window:
- the LOC122353122 gene encoding protocadherin gamma-C5-like gives MRTQIQRRILLWRALWLLCFAVLWRDTEAQLRYTIPEELKEGSIVGNVAKDLGLDLSEISNRKLRIASESGKQYFSLNLRNGELLVNEVIDRETLCGQSASCVLPVQVIIEDPLQFYRVEVDIQDINDNSPIFLSEINTIEVPELTLTGARFRLEPAQDPDAGTNSLRTYALNKNEHFAMNIKTDKDGTKVPEIVLEKAVDREKQSVHHLILTGIDGGDPARSGTTQISVKILDANDNAPVFEHELYEVKVMESTVPGTMILPVKAIDLDDGVNSEVEYSFAAHTPEIIQNLFAINPVTGELVVSKPLDYETSTSYKFDIRARDKGSLAMEGHCRVQVTVLDVNDNAPEISITSSPKPVPEDAAAGTMVALINVKDIDSGVNGNVTLSMSPGTPFKLKPTFSNHYALVTDSQLDREQFPRYDIELKASDSGSPPLISSKLITVNILDVNDNPPVFSERVYSVYIKENTAPGSILSSVTASDRDTGENAKIVYSVLDTNNQGVPVSSYVYINSENGSIFSMHSFDYEKMKVFHIIVIAKDHGSPSLSSNATVHVFISDRNDNAPAVIYPSTSMGSVSHQRMPRSAKAGHLVTKVTAVDADSGHNAWLFYRLAEATDASLFSVNLHTGEVRTKRAVSEHDDSSQRLLIEIKDNGEPIQSTTVTVDIQIEEGVHEPISDYSMKTTENNNKKNGKITLYLIISLGTVSLLSILTLFTLIVKCVRSSIGSSSCCVRRSDCEYKNPNRNLQIQLNTDGPIKYVEVLGGDMMSQSQSFGSYLSPMSEFSDLTLIKPSSTTNFTDTLNVLDASLPDSAWTFESQQVSA, from the coding sequence ATGAGGACTCAAATACAAAGGAGGATTTTGCTCTGGCGGGCGCTGTGGCTCTTGTGTTTCGCTGTTTTGTGGAGAGATACAGAAGCGCAGCTTCGTTATACAATACCTGAGGAGCTGAAGGAGGGATCTATTGTTGGAAACGTAGCAAAAGACCTCGGTTTGGATTTATCTGAGATATCTAACCGTAAATTACGGATAGCATCGGAGTCTGGTAAGCAATATTTCAGCCTGAATTTGCGGAACGGCGAGCTGCTTGTGAATGAAGTAATAGACAGAGAAACCCTGTGCGGACAAAGCGCGAGTTGTGTGTTACCAGTGCAAGTCATAATCGAGGATCCACTCCAGTTTTATCGTGTCGAGGTGGACATACAAGACATTAACGACAACTCTCCAATATTCTTGtctgaaataaacacaattgAGGTGCCAGAATTAACATTAACAGGAGCGAGGTTTCGTTTAGAGCCCGCTCAAGATCCTGACGCTGGAACGAACTCCTTGCGCACATACgcgctgaataaaaatgaacatttcgcTATGAACATTAAAACCGATAAGGACGGAACAAAAGTCCCAGAAATAGTTTTAGAGAAAGCTGTCGACAGAGAAAAACAGTCTGTACACCATCTAATTTTGACAGGTATTGATGGAGGTGATCCGGCGAGGTCTGGAACTACACAGATTTCTGTAAAAATTCTTGATGCAAATGATAACGCTCCGGTGTTTGAACACGAGTTATATGAGGTTAAAGTGATGGAGAGCACAGTCCCGGGTACAATGATACTTCCTGTAAAAGCTATTGACTTAGATGATGGTGTAAACAGCGAGGTTGAGTATTCATTTGCGGCACATACACcagaaataattcaaaatttgtTTGCTATTAATCCCGTGACAGGCGAGTTAGTCGTTTCCAAGCCTCTCGATTATGAAACCAGCACTTCATATAAATTTGATATACGCGCAAGAGACAAAGGCTCGCTTGCAATGGAGGGACATTGCAGAGTTCAGGTGACTGTTTTAGATGTGAATGATAATGCACCTGAGATCAGCATCACCTCCTCACCCAAACCTGTGCCAGAAGACGCGGCCGCTGGGACTATGGTAgcgttaataaatgttaaagataTCGATTCAGGAGTAAACGGGAACGTAACGCTTAGCATGTCACCAGGCACTCCTTTTAAATTAAAGCCAACGTTTTCAAATCATTACGCGCTGGTGACAGACTCACAATTAGACCGAGAACAGTTTCCTAGATATGACATTGAGCTCAAAGCATCAGACTCTGGATCACCTCCACTGATATCTAGcaaattaattacagttaatatATTAGATGTCAATGATAACCCTCCTGTTTTCTCTGAACGTGTGTACTCggtttatattaaagaaaacactGCTCCCGGATCCATTTTATCATCAGTAACAGCATCAGATCGAGACACGGGAGAAAATGCCAAAATTGTCTATTCAGTTCTCGATACTAATAATCAAGGCGTTCCCGTCTCttcatatgtttatataaactcTGAAAACGGTAGTATATTTAGCATGCACTCATTCGACTACGAAAAAATGAAGGTGTTTCACATCATCGTGATTGCTAAAGATCATGGCTCTCCGTCTCTGAGCAGCAACGCCACAGTTCACGTGTTTATTTCGGACCGGAACGATAACGCACCTGCTGTCATTTACCCGTCCACATCCATGGGGTCTGTCTCTCATCAGAGGATGCCCCGTTCTGCTAAAGCAGGACATCTCGTTACTAAGGTAACAGCAGTGGACGCGGACTCGGGTCATAACGCCTGGTTGTTCTACAGGCTCGCGGAGGCCACGGACGCGTCTCTGTTCAGTGTTAATTTACATACGGGAGAGGTGAGGACTAAACGCGCTGTTTCAGAGCACGACGACTCCTCTCAGAGACTGCTGATAGAAATAAAGGATAACGGAGAACCGATTCAGTCCACCACAGTCACAGTGGATATACAGATAGAGGAAGGGGTTCATGAGCCTATCTCGGATTATAGCATGAAAAcgacagaaaacaacaacaagaaaaacggcaaaataactttatatttgatcatttcGTTGGGAACAGTGTCACTTTTATCCATTTTGACATTGTTCACGTTGATTGTGAAATGCGTTAGAAGCAGCATCGGAAGTTCAAGCTGCTGCGTCAGACGAAGCGATTGTGAATACAAGAACCCCAACAGAAACCTGCAGATCCAGCTCAACACTGACGGGCCCATTAAGTATGTGGAGGTTCTGGGAGGAGACATGATGTCTCAGAGTCAGTCCTTTGGCTCCTATCTCTCTCCAATGTCAGAATTCAGTGATCTCACCCTCATTAAACCCAGCAGCACCACAAACTTTACAGACACGCTAAACGTGCTTGACGCGTCGTTACCAGACAGCGCGTGGACGTTCGAGAGCCAACAGGTGAGCGCGTGA